A DNA window from Schistocerca americana isolate TAMUIC-IGC-003095 chromosome 4, iqSchAmer2.1, whole genome shotgun sequence contains the following coding sequences:
- the LOC124613231 gene encoding dnaJ protein homolog 1 has translation MGKDYYKILGVPKSATDDEIKKAYRKLALKYHPDKNKSPGAEERFKEVAEAYEVLSDKKKRDVYDKYGEEGLKGGAPGAAEGGGPGFTYTFHGDPRATFAQFFGSSSPFQAFFEMSGPGGNRIFDDMELDDPFTSMGMKSGGPAFRSHSFNYHPGGSPTRSKDKIQDAPIEHDLYVTLEDILRGCTKKMKISRKVLQPDGSTRKEDKVLTISVKPGWKAGTKITFQREGDQGRNKIPADIVFIIRDKPHPLFKREGSDIRFTSKITLKQALCGTVVQVPTLTGEKIPINLTNEIVKPTTVKRIQGHGLPFPKEPSRKGDLLVSFDIKFPDVLSQSVRDILYDTLPN, from the exons ATGGGGAAAGATTATTACAAAATCCTGGGAGTCCCCAAAAGTGCCACAGATGATGAAATTAAAAAAGCTTACCGCAAGTTGGCTCTGAAGTACCATCCTGACAAAAATAAGAGCCCAGGTGCAGAGGAAAGGTTTAAGGAGGTAGCTGAAGCCTATGAAGTTTTAAGTGATAAAAAGAAGAGAGACGTGTATGACAAATACGGCGAGGAAGGGCTGAAGGGAGGTGCACCTGGTGCAGCTGAAGGTGGTGGACCTGGATTCACTTACACATTCCACGGCGATCCACGTGCAACATTTGCCCAGTTCTTCGGGTCTTCAAGCCCATTCCAAGCTTTCTTTGAAATGAGTGGGCCTGGTGGCAACAGAATCTTTGATGACATGGAGTTAGATGATCCATTTACCTCAATGGGCATGAAATCAGGTGGTCCTGCTTTCAGATCTCATTCTTTCAACTACCATCCTGGTGGATCTCCTACTCGTAGCAAGGACAAAATACAGGATGCTCCAATTGAACATGATTTATATGTAACATTAGAGGACATTCTGCGAGGTTGCACCAAGAAAATGAAGATATCAAGGAAGGTTTTGCAGCCTGATGGTTCTACACGTAAAGAGGATAAAGTGTTGACAATAAGTGTGAAACCTGGTTGGAAGGCAGGTACGAAAATTACCTTCCAGCGTGAAGGGGACCAAGGCCGAAACAAAATTCCAGCTGATATTGTTTTCATAATAAGAGACAAGCCACATCCTCTTTTCAAGAGAGAAGGAAGTGACATCCGCTTCACTTCAAAAATTACTTTgaaacag GCGTTATGTGGAACTGTCGTCCAGGTTCCTACGCTGACAGGCGAAAAAATTCCTATAAATCTCACAAATGAGATAGTGAAACCAACTACAGTGAAGCGCATTCAGGGTCATGGTCTGCCATTCCCGAAGGAACCAAGCAGGAAAGGGGACTTGTTGGTTTCATTTGATATTAAATTCCCTGATGTTCTCTCGCAAAGTGTCAGAGACATTTTATATGATACATTGCCAAATTGA